The Dysidea avara chromosome 11, odDysAvar1.4, whole genome shotgun sequence genome includes the window AATATCCAATTTATCAAAGGTTAATAGTATAGCTGATTTGTATCCCACCCAACTGTGACCCGAACCCAGATATAGCCGGCTATAAACGAAACCTAGTGAAATTTATGACGTACGTTGGACAGCTTCAAACACAAGGGAGCAGATCTGCAGCTTTGTTTCACCATCTTTGATGTCGCTGACGAATCCACGTGGGGGGTTGTACCCCCTAATTACCGCGGAGTAGATTTTACAGGCATCCAAGTAGAGCAGGAACACTGGATTAAGAATGTGCTTCTTGTGACGTAATTCTTGTACCGATGCTAGCAGGGACTTGATCTCAGAGTTATCTAGCAATGAATTGTTCTCCATGTTCGGTGACACCGGGCTCTTCTCGCGCTCGTAGGGGCTGACTGGACGATGGAGCGATCTACGCGACTGCTTGGAGCTAAGCTTGACCTCGAGCTTAATGCCACACGCAGAATTAGCTGCGGATGAAGCCATGGATACGAGTAGTTGTGGCTGATTAACAGTACTCAGGAGTTGATAGGGTTGTTTACTTCTATCACTTGTTACTATAGTAACACCAAACTCTAATAAATACTCACCCCAAATTTAAATTCTATTTAAAACGCCTCAAACTATATTCTATTTGAAACGCACCATACCAAAATATGACATCGGTTCAGTGAACACCAAACGGTCAATGATCTGCATACAATGCACTAACCCTTATCAATATTAAACCCCGCCTATCCACATATTGGCGACAACAAATAGCTCATAGAATGCACACTCAAAACATTTTAATCTATAACCAAGACACAATGTGTAAATTGTTATTCGTGAACATGCAATGTAACTATGCCTTGGTTGTTAGCACTAAGGCAACGATCAGTCCATAGAGACCCAACACTTCTGCAAAAATAAGGATTAGAATCATTCCGACAAACAGACGAGGTTGCTGTGCTGTCCCTCTTACACCTGCGTCACCAACTATGCCAATAGCAAAACCTGCTGCCAATCCACTGAATCCAACAGACAATCCTGCCCCAAGATATAAGAATGACCTAAACATTAAAAGGTTACTTTAAATGGTGCACTCAAAATGTCATCAGCAAACCTACCCAGCCAAATCCAAACTTGTATCAACTAAAACACGACAAAGACAATAATAATTTATACTCAAAAGGTTAATTGTTACATACTTTTGTTGCCAATCAAAACGGAGACGACCAACCCATAAATGGCGATGATACCCGCCATAACCACCGGGATCACGGACCTCATAATCAACTCCGGTCTCATAATACTCATTGCAGCTATACCGGTACCACTTTTGGCTGTACCATAAGCCGCCCCCAACGCTGTAGAACACAAACAGATGGATAAACCTATTCTTTATCAAAAATCAGCCAAACTTACAGCTGAAAATGATTGAAGCCGAAGCTCCCATCACTGCAAAGAAAGGAGTGTATATTGGCCTGGTATCGTCCGACATGGTGACACTACTTAACGTTAACTTCAACACGCTtcacaaaataaaatgtcaACTTTAACCGATCATGTGATTAAGAAAGGTACGCGCATGCGTGAGGTTCTGATAGTCTTGAATATTGGCGCTTTATGCGCTCCAAGTTAGCAAACTACCAAGCTGTAGATAGCAATTATGGTGAGTACGCTTCATTAACTGAGTGATTGAATGTGTCTGCGGTAAAAAGTTCCATTTTGTAATACTTAAGTTGAATTCTTGGAATTAGGGTGATCCTTGCTTACAGAAATGTAAATATAATGCAAATGCTTGTATTGTGTGTTTCTGTAGGCGTACAGAAAGCCACCTGCTTTAGGATCAAGAAAGAAGCCAGGTCAGTGCTGggtgtgcattatttagaaaACAGACTTTGTTTACTTTAGGCCCCAAGCCCGACCTCACCGAGGAACAAAAACAAGAGATAAGAGAAGCCTTTGATCTCTTTGATGCTGATGGGTCAGGAAAAATTGATGCAAAAGAGTTAAAGGTCTGATTTAGCCTAGAAATCTTGCTGTCATTTTTTTCCATCATAGGTTGCTATGAGAGCCTTAGGGTTTGAACCAAAGAAGGAAGAGATTAAGAAAATGATTGCAGACATTGATAAGGATGGAACTGGTAAGATGTAAGTCTAAATTTCCTGAGTATCTTCAACTATCACTCCAGGAACGATTGATTTCAACCAATTTTTACAGATGATGACTGTCAAAATGAGTGAAAAAGACTCCAAAGAAGAAATTATAAAAGCGTTTAAACtgtttgatgatgatgatacagTAAGCAAGCAACTGTATCTGTGTGTATATCATTGTATTGGTGTATTTGTGTGTACAGGGGAAAATCTCCTTTAATAATTTGAAAAGAGTCGCAAAAGAACTTGGAGAGAACTTAACTGATGAAGAATTACAGGTGAGTGACTGTTGCCTCCAATTTTGATACAACCAGATAAATAAATTGTAACTGTACTTCTGATTGCACCTTCCTGACTTGTGTGTGGTTTGTGTAGGGTGTAGGTGCTGAGTGACTAATGACAGTTAATATTAACATATCCCATGTGCTGATTATATGGAGTGGTGTaggaattacaaaaatttctgtCAAATTTGTGAAGTGCCAGAACAGCCTATTGCTGGTAGATAACTTTGGACTCAAAATGCAAAAGGTGCCTTTGAACATTGTGCCATAGTTTGGAAGTTATACACTGCTAGCTGACATGCAATTCAGAATGGAACTGCTATAGTCGGTacacgttcacctgagccccgccaaatatagtaatatcaaagaggtgaaccccaatggttttgtacaggaACAAGTATTTTTTCATGTCATAGATATACAGACTAGTACCTGGGATTGGGATCATCTCACGTGGGCCCATTGACTGCAATAGAAATGCATTTCGCTGGATCATTGttacccccttcaaaaaaaggCGGGATAGTGAAATATGCCATTCACAATACGTTTCTGTAAAATATCAATATGTGAGGGTGTTTAGTTGTTGGTAAGCCTTCTCGCGAAAGGGGGTGGTTAATTAGTGGTAGGGCCTGGTTATAGGTGTTTCTCTCAGTGCGGCTGGCTGATACGTAGCCACCATTATCGAAGGAACCAGACTTATAGCGCATGGCAACTAATTATTGTTTTAGGAAGCACTCACAAGAGCAGAACTAGTTTTCTGTGCAATAAATTTGAAGATATTACTGCTTCCAGTAACAATGATCTGGCATGAAAAACTGtatgattccaatcccgggtgggtacttgtctgtatatctatgaggttgtaaacatgtttgcatgcctgaattgtccatactaaatgtatgggatgtTTGTAaaacctcataactcacttgttcttgcctgtaccTAAacgcttttttgattaacagtttcatTCTGGGCTTCACAGCGCTACTAATGCTGGCCCATGtactgtaacaagagttattaacaaaaaaggagggctcaggtgaatgcgaacAGACTATAGTCTTCTCATTGATAAACCATCGTAGCTTGGAATATACATGTAGTAGCTGCATTGACACTACCTTTAAATAGGTTGTCGGCGATTTAACTCATCCAAGTGATGCTTTTGTGAGGTCGGACATGCTTTAGGAAATTATTGGTTTGTCTTTTTACTTAGCAACTTGAGCCCCTATACAAAACCCGCCAAATGACTAGGTATTTAAATATAAAgtatactttgttttgtaaagaaCCTTTGATTTCTCTTTAGTTTTACACACATAACTCAAGGTCTTAAACATGACTCTATGCTATATTACAACATTTTATCCCTGAATACCACAGTTTGAATGCTATATGAAATGAGATTGTTAAGTGTTTCATTACCTAATATAGTACAATAATGAATTTCTCTTACCATCTACTAGGTTTCTAGCTGCCACCCTTGAATAATAGTTACCTTGTGTTGGTGTGTTCCACAGGAGATGATCGATGAGGCTGATAAAGATGGCGATGGTGAAGTGAATGAAGCAGAATTCTTGAGAATTATGAAGAAGACAAACTTATACTAACACCAAAATATCATTTTCCTAGCATCTCACTTAATGTACTTGTACCATGTAACCCTTTTGTATTTGTCACTCTGCAGAATACAAGTATGCATATTTATTGTGTATTTCAAAATATGTATTAAATATTTCTATTTCACTGAAATAAGAATTTATGGCGCTTGTGAAAGAATTTGAAAAGCAACTGAAGAGAAAGACAAGGGGTTTTAAACTAGGTGAGTAAATGAAGTTTTACTATTCACGTTATAAAGTGTTAAGCAGACGAAATAGCTCATGATAGCCTTACAGAAGACGAGTCATCTACTCTGAGCGACACTAGTTACAGTAGCGGCAGCAGCATCAATGATAGCAACACGGAGAACACAGTAGTAGACGAACCATCTATAAGAGAAAATGCAACCCACGTTTACTCTGAATTAACTGCAATACGGGACAAGCTACATGTAAGCTTTATTGGATAAAAGAACGTGCACTTGAGTGTAACTCGAGGTGTAACTTCTTCAACATAGGAAGAATCTCAGAGGTTACAGGAGCGAGAGACCAGACTTGTTGAACGAGAACAAGCAATTCTGGAACTGGAGCAGTTAGCACGGTCAGCTCATGAAAGATTAACAGAATTTGCTGAAGAAGAAGTAACCAGGAGGTGGGAACAACTTGAAGAGGTGCATAGTTAACACGTTGTGGTGGAGGGTATTGGTGAGCTTCACAATTTGTTAGCGAGTACAGGGAGAATCACAAAGACTCAGTGAAGCACTGAAAGAGAAAAGCAAGGAGAATAGAAGACTACGAAGCTCATTTGATTCCATCAAACAAGCCAGTGATAGCCTTCGCCAGCAAGTAAGGTGGAGACAAAGGGGAAGATAGCTTTATTTATTGTACTACACAGCTTGAGGAAGTCCAACAGAAGAACCAAAAGTTGGAAGTGGACATCACAAGTGTTCAAGCTCGACTAGTAAATTTGCAGGTATATTTATCTATTGCATCCATGTAGACCAtttagtgtggtgtgtgtgtgtgtggtgtgtgtgtgtgtggtgtgtgtgtgtgcgcgctcGCATGCGTGCGTACGTGCTTATATTGATAGCATATGTATATCATTTTCATTATAGAGAAAACAACAGTTGCAATCTACCAAGCACGTGACAGCTTCTATTGAAGCTGCAGTGTCTCAACATAGTACAAAAATAGCTGCTACTAGTCCAGGTAATTGTCCacatattatgatgattatattGAATAGTTCTTTGTCTTGTTTCAGTTAAACTAAAGGAACATAGAAAACCAAACAAGGTGCATGTGTGGTAGCTTATTTCGTAGAAGTGATTGTTTACAGGTTACATAGTATCCTTTAGGTGATGATCAATATTTAGAGTTGCTTGCAATTTTGTTGAGTTGGTTGTGTGACGACCAGCTCAGTAAGACAAGTAGCCCCACCCAACTATTGGTTAGCAACAGCATAAAGGTGATTTGTGCATGTAGCAAGAACAACAAGGGGTacatttttgttgtttgttCGTAGGTGCTTCCAATTGCTGCTTCTCTCATACCGAATCTTCACTCAGCAAGCACTCAGATACAACTGCCATTCATAAAATTTTTCTATTGGACCATTGTACAATTAAACTCAATAGGAAAACAAGTAAGCTTGTACAGgcagtaacacacacacacacacacacgcacacacaacacacacactagagTGAAACaagtgtattaaggacaccttgggactgacggcaaaaatgtcctgattattaagGTATCCTGGTTTATCAGGTCAGTTTAAACACATGCTAAGGTTTGGGACTTATTCTAGGGCTGGACGGAATCTTGCTATTATTATAGTAATACAGTATTCCAGTGAAACGATACCTGTATTGTCTAGATTTCAGTGAAATAATAATAGCATGATATCAATAATACTGTGGCTTCATCAATAAtaagtgtttgtgacagctctCTTGAGACCAGAAGATTATATTGTACCACTAACAAACTTGTAATGCTAttacagtcaaccactctaatatagcagtcatctacAGTGTATAAATCTAACAATATCGTAACACATCTCTACTGAGCACTAAAATTTCCAATACCCTTGGCCCTACCATTACTAAGTCTCCTGATTACACATGGTGACCTCATTTTCAAGTTCCCTGAACAcctttcactgtacatacagacatacatacacaccTATTCTACTTGCATGACATATATGGTACCATCATAATAGTGTACTGGCTGTGATATTATAGAAATCATCACTAACTACAACTCTTCGGAGAATTGGTGAAGAGCTTCAGAAGCCATCACATATTAGGTCAACTGAGCCAGCAGGAGTGAAGCCATTTTATCAAAGTCCTGACCTTCATATACGACTGCTATCATCTCTTGTTATTCTGCAGACAATCTCACAAGGTGAGTCAGTGTAGTATGTAGCCCTCATCTGGGATACTAATTCTGCCCCCAGGAAATTATCTAGTACACTTGTAGAACTTGTTTAGTGTATGGGTGGCCCGGCTGTGTGTTTGTGTTATGTAGTGTGTATATTGtaagtatgtgtatgaattcaTGTACCAACACTCGATCATACTCAACTCATGTTCCACTCCAGTCGACTGTTTGGCACTCGCATTTGATATGATCAAACAAGACCTCAGGGATGATGTAGTAAGTGTAACCATGTGGTAGGCCACCATTATATATGGCCTGTTTATAATCTTGTTTCCAGCAACCCACTTGCTTGATCATGTGAAGACCTTCACATGATCAAGTGCATGGGCGGCTGGGGACCAGGTTGTATGAGCTGGCCTTAGCAATGAGATCATGAAGTGCATCTTGTTTGGGATCTGtgtcactataatgaagtgatGAGGGTATGTTTGGGGGTGCCTGCCTAGCTAATTGGCTTGTTATATAGAAACTCTGAACTTAGTGTGTTTATCCATCAGTAATGTCCTGCTGTGTTATGTGTAGGGTAAGGAAGTgttccttctttaccatggtgTGTCCGCCATTTTGTGCTACCTCAAGCCAGCACACAAGGTAACTGTATACCAGTGAGATATGTTAGCCATTAAAAACTCGTGTCCTCTCATAAGGTTTTATGTGAACATACAGCAGATATATTTCTACTACTATCCATGGACTCTAGTAAGTATTAACTATATTGTACATAATAGGGGAAGTTTTGGGAAATAGTGTTTTGCAAAGTTAAAATACCTCTCAAGCTTCTCCAGATATATACTTTTTAAATTGTTACCTAGCTGTCAAAACTGATGTACTGCGTACTGTAATTTTGCTTTTTGATGGTTATTTTTGTAGTCAAACGAAAGTTTCTTACACGAAAATGTTTGCAAAAGAttagtagagcagtcattcatgtacaAAAATAGAacttttttgcatgaaaattatATGGTACATATTTTGTATTTAACTTTCCTGTCCACACTAGTTATTCTTGTCACTATAGTAACACTGCAGTTGTTTCTGAATGAGTGCAGCACTGATGAATGGTTTATATGTTGTGCTGGACTGTTCAGGGATGTACAACATGTCGGTATTAAAGTGTTGGAGAAAAtgagtattgtattacaaaggCTGTCCAAAGTCAAGTAAGAAGTGTTTATGTAGTGTTTGTACGTATGTTTATTAGTGTAGTGATTGCACATGTACAAGTATGCTTGTTTCTGTTACACAGGTCTAACAAGAGAAGATTTGAGCAGTCACAACTAATTCCAGTCATTCAGAAACTAAGTAGAACCCTCAACGAACCAGACACAGCATTCTTAACACTAAACCTCAGATCTGTACTGATGAATTTAAACAGTTGACAATAAATAATGAAACCAGCGGCACTGCATGTCATAGTGAACCAGTGTGTGGGAAACCCTGGCTGTAATTATGAGGAGCCTACCATCAATTGCCCAACTTTAAGTTGTACAGCACTTTTCGGGTTCCTAGTCCTACCCCAGGAAGATTTGTCTGCTCTAGACTCCTATAGGACCTGAATGGTGTACCTGCAAAGCATGTGAATGTACAAAATTTTCTGAGAATGACATTAGATATAAATAAGATTGTCATTtctaaatacaaatactcaaaCATTTCATTTATAAAAAATACTATTGGTAAAgttcatatacatatatacagagTTATATACGTATGATACACCTGTTTAGTATACTGTAGTTCAGTCATCACCCTGCAAATAGAGAGATATGAGAGTAGGCCACACATTTGTTGTGGTAGACTAACCCATTCATCGTCACCCACACCCTCTTGTGCATCTTGTGGGAGGGGCTCCTTATCTCGCTCAGTCATGCGGTCAATCATGGCTGTGACCAGTTCCTCTCTCTTCTCCAAGTCTGACTTCAGCTTAGGATCATAGGTGTACTTCTTAGGGGGTGGGGCTGGCTTTGGAGCTGCACTTACTGCAGAAGATAGTACAAACATATCTGACAgggaaacctcattaataggtaTCATAGAGTAAtaagtttaaaaatgaagtaaggatccagcgataaattaataataaataatcacAGCTGTGTGGAAAATTTCCTACTTCATTaaaatgtagggattttcccacttaGCTATGTTGTAACACCATTACTCATCGTGCTAtagcaaaaaagaaaaaagttaacaaactagtactatTAAAAGGAAGCAGGcaataaaaaaaaactagtgAAACATCATGGCTATAATATAATGTACACGTGTGGccgtgactgctgtattagagtatcttgatcttgctgcTTATCTCAAGTGAGCGATATACACTATAGCTTAAGGGGCATAGTTTCCATGTCTTGTTTTCCATAGCAAAACTACAGTCAGATCATTAATGGGTGTTGTCACTGTGTTCTGATTGCTTAAGGGCGTGGTCATGATCGT containing:
- the LOC136238745 gene encoding coiled-coil domain-containing protein 138-like, whose amino-acid sequence is MALVKEFEKQLKRKTRGFKLDEIAHDSLTEDESSTLSDTSYSSGSSINDSNTENTVVDEPSIRENATHVYSELTAIRDKLHEESQRLQERETRLVEREQAILELEQLARSAHERLTEFAEEEVTRRWEQLEERVQGESQRLSEALKEKSKENRRLRSSFDSIKQASDSLRQQLEEVQQKNQKLEVDITSVQARLVNLQRKQQLQSTKHVTASIEAAVSQHSTKIAATSPVKLKEHRKPNKYPLGDDQYLELLAILLSWLCDDQLSKTSSPTQLLVSNSIKVLPIAASLIPNLHSASTQIQLPFIKFFYWTIVQLNSIGKQKSSLTTTLRRIGEELQKPSHIRSTEPAGVKPFYQSPDLHIRLLSSLVILQTISQVDCLALAFDMIKQDLRDDVGKEVFLLYHGVSAILCYLKPAHKVLCEHTADIFLLLSMDSITLQLFLNECSTDEWFICCAGLFRDVQHVGIKVLEKMSIVLQRLSKVKSNKRRFEQSQLIPVIQKLSRTLNEPDTAFLTLNLRSVLMNLNS
- the LOC136238749 gene encoding V-type proton ATPase 16 kDa proteolipid subunit c-like; translated protein: MSDDTRPIYTPFFAVMGASASIIFSSLGAAYGTAKSGTGIAAMSIMRPELIMRSVIPVVMAGIIAIYGLVVSVLIGNKIDTSLDLAGSFLYLGAGLSVGFSGLAAGFAIGIVGDAGVRGTAQQPRLFVGMILILIFAEVLGLYGLIVALVLTTKA
- the LOC136238748 gene encoding uncharacterized protein, with the protein product MAYRKPPALGSRKKPGPKPDLTEEQKQEIREAFDLFDADGSGKIDAKELKVAMRALGFEPKKEEIKKMIADIDKDGTGTIDFNQFLQMMTVKMSEKDSKEEIIKAFKLFDDDDTGKISFNNLKRVAKELGENLTDEELQEMIDEADKDGDGEVNEAEFLRIMKKTNLY